In Candidatus Paceibacterota bacterium, a single genomic region encodes these proteins:
- a CDS encoding carbohydrate ABC transporter permease has translation MSKNNRKSPVVVVGITARQLIQILFTATAIVPGYLMITASLKTQEEFLSHPWSLPLHPSFAGYKAAWNDQFPRWFTNSLIVTTSSVVLTVAIAAMAAWGFAHWVWRGRETVLGILVSLMVVPPVVLLIPLFRFGATLGWISTFRILIMIYVGLMLPFSVYLLTNFFRAIPASIIEAAEIDGASDLRTFRSIVLPLSGPPLITLTVVNLLWAWNELLLALVFLQSDEKKTLMVGITGFQNRYSLSIPTIMAGMTIATVPPLIAYLFGQRYFVAGLTSGSVKGE, from the coding sequence ATGAGTAAGAACAATCGTAAGAGTCCAGTTGTGGTGGTTGGAATCACTGCACGCCAATTAATTCAAATTCTCTTCACGGCCACCGCAATCGTGCCCGGATATCTTATGATTACCGCTTCTCTGAAGACCCAGGAAGAATTCCTCTCACACCCTTGGTCACTTCCGCTGCATCCGAGTTTTGCTGGTTACAAGGCTGCTTGGAATGATCAATTTCCTCGTTGGTTTACAAATAGTTTGATTGTCACGACTTCTTCCGTCGTCCTAACCGTTGCGATAGCAGCGATGGCAGCCTGGGGCTTTGCTCACTGGGTCTGGCGTGGTCGCGAGACAGTCTTGGGAATTCTGGTTTCGTTGATGGTGGTTCCTCCAGTTGTGCTGCTCATTCCGCTTTTCCGCTTCGGGGCGACACTCGGATGGATCTCGACCTTTCGGATTTTGATCATGATCTATGTCGGTCTCATGCTGCCATTCTCCGTCTATCTTTTGACTAATTTCTTCAGGGCAATTCCGGCCAGCATTATCGAAGCGGCAGAGATTGATGGGGCGTCGGATTTACGCACCTTTCGCTCAATAGTCCTGCCACTTTCGGGTCCACCATTAATCACCTTGACGGTTGTGAATCTACTGTGGGCTTGGAATGAGTTGCTACTTGCCCTTGTATTCTTGCAGAGCGACGAGAAGAAGACATTGATGGTTGGGATCACGGGGTTTCAAAATCGCTACTCTCTCTCGATTCCTACAATCATGGCGGGAATGACGATTGCCACGGTACCCCCACTTATTGCCTACCTATTTGGTCAACGTTATTTTGTTGCCGGGCTTACCTCTGGTTCTGTCAAAGGAGAGTGA
- a CDS encoding sugar ABC transporter permease, which produces MTSAATTAYLASAPDSSGAARGRRRDFGPWPWILPAGIGILFIFGYSVVDLLQQSFKYRGDWVGFDNFQLVVTDPLFQTAIFHNTLLLFTVPILVALALLFAILLFETRRGMRFYRSAVFLPYLLPIPVVGVVFGQLLQLNGALNAGLKSLGLQSFALDWLGDPNQALVTMSAIIIWKEVGFGTILILARLISLPTELLEAAQIDGAGFFKRHLKITIPQLRSVILFYAINEAIVMVSWVFNYVYVMTNGQGGPGNATMVSELYIYRSAFQNRAPELAAAAAVLLLISTLFFIVGFFKLQSRAQSGIFDE; this is translated from the coding sequence ATGACCTCAGCCGCAACAACGGCATATCTCGCGTCCGCCCCTGATTCATCAGGGGCGGCGCGCGGTAGGCGTAGAGATTTTGGCCCGTGGCCATGGATCCTTCCGGCTGGCATCGGGATTCTCTTTATTTTTGGATATTCAGTTGTAGATCTTCTTCAACAGTCTTTCAAATATCGTGGTGACTGGGTGGGTTTCGATAATTTTCAATTAGTTGTCACTGACCCACTCTTTCAAACTGCAATATTTCATAACACCCTCTTACTTTTCACGGTACCGATTCTGGTTGCACTGGCATTGCTATTTGCAATCCTGCTCTTTGAAACTAGACGCGGAATGCGCTTTTATCGCAGTGCTGTCTTTCTGCCCTACCTGCTTCCGATCCCAGTTGTTGGGGTTGTATTCGGACAACTTCTACAACTCAATGGAGCGCTTAATGCGGGCCTTAAGTCGTTGGGACTTCAAAGTTTTGCTCTTGATTGGTTAGGCGATCCGAATCAAGCATTAGTGACCATGAGTGCAATTATTATTTGGAAAGAAGTGGGCTTTGGCACGATTCTGATTCTGGCAAGACTTATTTCGTTGCCGACAGAACTTCTCGAGGCGGCTCAGATCGATGGCGCTGGATTCTTTAAGAGACATCTGAAAATCACTATCCCTCAACTTCGATCCGTGATTCTTTTTTACGCAATCAATGAGGCCATTGTTATGGTCTCATGGGTATTCAATTATGTTTATGTCATGACCAATGGGCAGGGTGGTCCTGGCAACGCGACCATGGTCTCCGAACTCTACATCTATAGAAGTGCCTTCCAAAACCGAGCCCCTGAGTTGGCCGCCGCTGCGGCTGTCCTTCTTCTGATCTCAACGCTTTTCTTCATCGTAGGCTTCTTCAAACTCCAGAGCAGGGCACAATCGGGGATTTTTGATGAGTAA
- a CDS encoding ABC transporter substrate-binding protein, translating to MKRIGAFMKRRGIAGAIICASAILISSLTSTGAIAASKAAFPTGPVKLVMWWWGEQEAPGAKVWLAETIKAYKVKHPNVTIQTVLQTTDGLIPAFAAAAAAKKGPDLQYFWGGIYAQQPGWDGQIAAVSDYIPAKELAHYINANTEEAFQGKIWTAPWYVNPSFPVVARKDVFRKYGLTVPTTWSALLKSCDVLSAKGVTTFAGGIKDGWFGGWLYSMLGSQSVTSSKDVIAAVLGTQKFTDPIHAAWWTRLEETQKHHCWNADINSLELYQAQQLWVSGKAAMTVVAGPDTPNFVAKVGASKVVVMPMPKWGTGPFAGKLGTTSQTIGITKWSKYPQVAADFLMFSHESAQLDNWFAKTGSMPADDRFNVAGVADPVKKALFTKVLSGGPYLENFIPAQLDTDAVFANAQLVLKGTRTGAQAAANMQSVMERLRKTDRNLLKNFTAWAK from the coding sequence ATGAAAAGAATTGGAGCTTTTATGAAGCGTCGTGGAATTGCAGGCGCGATCATTTGCGCTAGCGCGATTTTGATCTCTTCACTGACATCAACCGGAGCAATAGCAGCGTCAAAAGCCGCATTCCCGACTGGCCCGGTAAAACTGGTCATGTGGTGGTGGGGTGAACAAGAAGCGCCAGGTGCCAAGGTTTGGCTTGCGGAGACGATTAAGGCTTATAAAGTGAAACACCCAAATGTCACGATTCAGACTGTTCTGCAGACAACTGATGGATTGATCCCCGCCTTCGCGGCAGCTGCTGCTGCTAAGAAAGGCCCAGACCTTCAGTATTTCTGGGGCGGAATTTATGCGCAACAGCCAGGATGGGACGGACAGATTGCGGCGGTTTCAGATTACATTCCCGCCAAGGAATTGGCTCACTATATAAACGCAAATACTGAAGAGGCATTTCAAGGAAAGATTTGGACTGCTCCCTGGTATGTGAATCCATCATTCCCCGTTGTTGCACGCAAAGATGTATTTAGAAAATACGGGCTTACTGTTCCAACAACGTGGAGTGCTCTTCTTAAGTCATGCGATGTGCTCAGCGCTAAGGGCGTAACAACCTTTGCTGGAGGCATCAAAGATGGATGGTTCGGAGGTTGGCTCTACTCGATGCTTGGATCGCAGTCGGTTACATCGAGCAAAGATGTAATTGCTGCTGTACTCGGTACACAGAAATTTACGGATCCAATTCACGCTGCTTGGTGGACACGCTTGGAAGAGACTCAGAAGCACCACTGCTGGAATGCAGATATCAACTCCTTAGAGTTGTATCAAGCGCAACAGCTCTGGGTAAGTGGCAAAGCGGCTATGACCGTCGTTGCCGGCCCAGACACTCCTAACTTTGTTGCAAAAGTTGGAGCGTCAAAGGTGGTTGTCATGCCAATGCCAAAATGGGGAACTGGTCCCTTCGCAGGTAAACTCGGTACGACCTCCCAGACGATCGGTATAACCAAGTGGTCGAAGTACCCACAAGTTGCAGCTGATTTCCTCATGTTCTCGCATGAGAGCGCTCAATTGGATAACTGGTTTGCAAAGACAGGTTCAATGCCAGCCGATGATCGATTCAATGTCGCTGGCGTTGCAGATCCTGTGAAGAAGGCGCTCTTCACCAAAGTTCTTTCGGGTGGGCCATATTTGGAGAACTTCATTCCCGCTCAACTAGATACGGATGCGGTATTTGCAAATGCCCAACTCGTATTGAAGGGAACTCGGACGGGAGCTCAAGCGGCTGCAAATATGCAGTCAGTCATGGAGCGATTGCGCAAGACGGATCGCAACTTACTGAAGAACTTCACCGCCTGGGCTAAATGA
- the galU gene encoding UTP--glucose-1-phosphate uridylyltransferase GalU, producing MSKVEKLSLRKVVIPAAGMGTRFLPATKAMPKEMLPVVDKPAIQYVVEEATAAGLHEIIMITGRNKRALEDHFDRATELETLLEEKGNFALLDSVRESTELAHMHYVRQAQPRGLGDAVLTAEIFVGDEPFVVLLGDDLIDERDPILPTMIKVYEEFGGCVLALMEVSPEEISQYGVAAVVPIDPSFGFDGVVRITGLVEKPTLEDAPSNYAVLGRYLLTPEIFPILRVTKPGRGNEVQLTDAIQVLTQRGDNGGPVHGVIFKGRRYDTGDKLGYLQATVRLAAERADLGPKFSAWLKDFVKGL from the coding sequence ATGTCCAAAGTCGAGAAGTTGTCACTCCGCAAAGTCGTAATCCCAGCAGCAGGAATGGGAACTCGATTTCTACCTGCGACGAAGGCGATGCCCAAAGAGATGCTTCCTGTTGTTGACAAGCCTGCGATCCAATATGTTGTGGAGGAAGCGACGGCCGCTGGGCTGCATGAAATCATTATGATCACGGGGCGAAATAAGCGAGCACTTGAAGATCATTTTGATCGCGCCACTGAATTAGAGACTCTCCTTGAAGAAAAAGGAAACTTTGCACTATTGGATTCGGTACGAGAATCTACTGAATTGGCTCATATGCATTATGTGCGCCAAGCACAACCCCGAGGTCTCGGTGATGCGGTACTGACCGCTGAGATTTTTGTGGGCGACGAACCATTTGTTGTTCTACTGGGCGATGACTTAATAGACGAGCGCGATCCGATTTTGCCTACGATGATCAAAGTTTATGAGGAATTTGGCGGCTGCGTTCTAGCCTTGATGGAAGTTTCGCCTGAGGAGATTTCCCAATATGGAGTCGCGGCTGTCGTACCTATAGATCCATCATTTGGATTCGACGGTGTCGTTCGGATAACGGGATTGGTGGAGAAACCAACGCTCGAAGATGCCCCGAGTAATTATGCAGTCCTCGGTCGTTATTTGCTGACTCCCGAAATATTTCCAATTCTGCGCGTAACAAAACCTGGTCGCGGCAATGAGGTGCAGTTGACTGACGCTATACAAGTGCTCACGCAACGAGGCGATAATGGCGGACCCGTTCATGGAGTTATTTTCAAAGGTCGTCGCTATGACACTGGAGATAAATTGGGATATCTGCAGGCGACAGTTCGGTTGGCTGCAGAGCGTGCAGATCTTGGCCCTAAGTTCAGTGCCTGGTTGAAGGATTTCGTAAAAGGTCTCTAA
- a CDS encoding 3'-5' exonuclease yields the protein MAIEAWLIQFSKYLPFAKSDLDVDWREVDYCAIDLETTGLDLHADEIVAIGTAQIHNGRIAAEENFYREVRPMESPSIQSMQVHGLRTSDLDGALLMKEVAPDLVTQISGRVLIAHAAWMERAFLRRHLLSADFPKSKSIIDTAALARAIGYATEGKGHEPSLEYLARRLHLPVYSPHNALGDALTTAVVFLALATELERIELAKGSSKLTLKVLLETSSKHGAH from the coding sequence ATGGCAATCGAGGCTTGGTTGATTCAATTCAGCAAGTATCTTCCTTTTGCCAAATCGGATTTAGATGTCGATTGGCGGGAAGTCGATTACTGCGCAATTGACTTGGAAACAACTGGCCTGGATCTACATGCCGATGAAATTGTGGCAATTGGAACAGCTCAAATCCATAATGGTCGAATTGCTGCGGAGGAAAATTTCTATCGCGAAGTTCGTCCCATGGAGTCTCCATCAATTCAATCGATGCAGGTTCACGGTTTACGGACAAGCGACCTGGATGGGGCGTTGCTTATGAAGGAAGTTGCACCCGATTTAGTGACACAGATAAGTGGGAGAGTTCTTATTGCACATGCCGCGTGGATGGAGAGAGCTTTCTTGCGACGGCATTTGCTTAGTGCTGACTTTCCAAAATCGAAGTCGATTATTGACACGGCCGCCTTGGCGCGTGCCATTGGTTATGCGACAGAGGGGAAAGGTCATGAACCATCTCTCGAATACCTGGCACGGAGATTGCATCTGCCTGTTTATTCGCCACATAACGCCTTAGGCGATGCACTCACTACGGCAGTCGTATTCCTGGCCCTTGCCACAGAGCTTGAGCGTATTGAATTAGCGAAAGGGTCCTCAAAACTCACGCTGAAAGTGTTACTGGAGACATCTTCAAAACATGGGGCACATTAA
- a CDS encoding putative nucleotidyltransferase substrate binding domain-containing protein codes for MQEFTDFLAKQPPFDALATADIERIARKVEVEYFGVGTVIVTAGSPALSHLYMVRTGSVEVLDRGNVVDLLGPGDAFGHISVLTGLPPEFSVRAAEDTLCYLLPDPRTIVHDASALHFNHFGTVITRHRLTASALMSDAQSNVTRYMRKIVWSDASATLKEVAQAMTEAEQSCALVRSPDGLGLVTDRDYRSRVGIGEVSINALVGSIMSSPIITVRANTTLAEAFLLMVEVGVHHLVVVDESENPVGVVRAMDLASVELRNPLLIRAAIESARTIDDLAAASRLLLPSLVELHDSGIPALHVGALQSAIVDAILVRLLKLSNSIESPVTHSWLMLGSMARGEPLPISDVDTAIVWADQADTVDPSEGIQKSALQILNRMEQCGLQKCLQGANADNLLFTRSRSSWIEVSRGWLLDPTRAGALLLSSLVADSKPLTQLALGRTITDTIRATTRSHEFLGALLNFTLVKKPPLGFVRDFVVEHSGEHRGGLDLKQGGLTPISSLARWMAIAQGDVRGGTIDRLTRAAKTGLLEAEEADILINAFKDIYQLAFENEIEAIRQGKEGSSWVSPQSLDALTRRHLRESFRAVATIQARFQLEWQSRLG; via the coding sequence GTGCAGGAGTTCACAGATTTCCTTGCCAAGCAGCCCCCGTTTGATGCATTAGCGACTGCAGATATTGAACGCATTGCTAGAAAAGTTGAAGTTGAATATTTCGGAGTCGGAACAGTAATTGTGACTGCGGGCTCGCCTGCGCTTAGTCATCTCTATATGGTGCGCACCGGATCCGTCGAGGTACTCGATCGTGGCAATGTTGTTGATTTACTGGGTCCTGGTGACGCCTTCGGACACATTTCTGTTCTAACGGGTCTACCACCCGAATTCTCAGTCCGGGCAGCCGAGGACACTCTTTGCTATCTCTTGCCCGATCCACGAACTATCGTGCACGATGCCTCAGCTCTTCATTTTAATCACTTCGGAACTGTCATAACTCGGCACCGCCTCACTGCTAGCGCGCTTATGTCAGATGCCCAATCCAATGTCACTCGGTACATGCGCAAGATCGTTTGGAGCGACGCATCTGCAACACTGAAGGAAGTGGCGCAAGCCATGACTGAAGCAGAGCAGTCATGCGCACTCGTTCGATCGCCTGACGGACTTGGATTAGTAACGGATCGAGATTATCGAAGCAGAGTCGGAATCGGCGAAGTAAGCATAAACGCTCTTGTCGGATCAATAATGAGTTCGCCGATAATTACGGTTCGAGCGAACACGACCTTGGCCGAAGCCTTTTTATTGATGGTAGAAGTCGGCGTCCACCATCTAGTTGTTGTTGACGAATCTGAAAACCCAGTTGGCGTTGTTCGGGCGATGGACCTCGCGTCGGTAGAACTTCGGAACCCCTTATTGATTCGAGCCGCAATTGAATCTGCACGGACTATTGATGATCTCGCCGCTGCCTCGCGACTACTTCTGCCATCCCTTGTTGAATTACACGATTCCGGCATCCCTGCGCTACATGTCGGAGCGCTTCAGTCCGCCATCGTCGACGCCATTCTCGTTCGCCTCCTCAAACTTTCAAATTCGATTGAAAGCCCCGTTACACACTCCTGGTTGATGCTTGGCTCTATGGCAAGGGGTGAGCCGCTTCCAATTTCTGATGTCGACACAGCCATTGTGTGGGCAGATCAAGCGGATACTGTCGATCCTTCTGAAGGGATCCAGAAGAGTGCGTTGCAGATATTGAATCGGATGGAGCAGTGTGGACTCCAGAAGTGTCTGCAAGGGGCAAATGCCGACAATCTGCTCTTTACCAGATCTCGATCATCATGGATCGAAGTCTCGAGGGGATGGTTGCTGGATCCCACTCGCGCTGGTGCCCTTCTCCTTTCATCACTCGTGGCTGATAGCAAACCACTTACCCAATTGGCACTTGGTCGGACTATTACTGACACGATTCGAGCGACAACCAGGAGTCATGAGTTTCTAGGCGCACTCCTTAACTTCACTCTGGTTAAAAAGCCACCTTTAGGCTTTGTCCGTGACTTCGTGGTTGAACATTCAGGTGAACATCGTGGCGGACTAGATCTTAAGCAAGGTGGCTTGACTCCGATTTCATCTTTGGCAAGGTGGATGGCAATCGCGCAAGGGGATGTAAGAGGTGGGACCATTGATCGACTTACCCGGGCAGCGAAAACAGGACTTCTTGAAGCCGAAGAAGCCGACATTCTGATCAATGCATTTAAGGATATTTACCAACTGGCTTTTGAAAATGAAATCGAAGCCATCCGTCAGGGTAAGGAAGGTTCGAGTTGGGTTTCTCCGCAAAGTCTGGATGCTCTCACGCGGAGGCATTTACGAGAATCTTTCCGTGCGGTCGCAACAATTCAGGCGCGATTTCAACTCGAATGGCAATCGAGGCTTGGTTGA